The Monodelphis domestica isolate mMonDom1 chromosome 7, mMonDom1.pri, whole genome shotgun sequence genome window below encodes:
- the CHCHD4 gene encoding mitochondrial intermembrane space import and assembly protein 40: MSYCRQEGKDRIIFVTKEDHETPSNAELVADDPNDPYEDHGLILPNGDINWNCPCLGGMASGPCGEQFKSAFSCFHYSTEEVKGSDCVDQFRAMQECMQKYPDLYPQEEEEDEKAAEAEAEAAEGKGRAEAATAAVAAMTKEGSS, encoded by the exons GAAAGGACCGGATTATTTTTGTGACCAAAGAAGACCATGAAACGCCAAGCAACGCTGAGCTGGTAGCAGATGACCCCAATGATCCATATGAAGACCATG GCTTGATACTGCCCAACGGAGACATTAACTGGAATTGCCCATGCCTCGGTGGGATGGCCAGCGGTCCCTGTGGGGAACAGTTCAAGTCAGCCTTCTCCTGTTTCCATTACAGTACAGAGGAAGTCAAAGGCTCAGACTGTGTGGATCAATTCCGGGCCATGCAGGAATGCATGCAGAAATACCCGGACCTTTATCcccaggaggaggaagaagacgaGAAGGCGGCTGAGGCTGAGGCCGAAGCCGCGGAGGGCAAGGGCAGAGCGGAGGCCGCCACGGCGGCTGTGGCAGCTATGACCAAAGAGGGATCGAGCTAA